A DNA window from Delphinus delphis chromosome 6, mDelDel1.2, whole genome shotgun sequence contains the following coding sequences:
- the SAP30 gene encoding histone deacetylase complex subunit SAP30 isoform X2, producing the protein MNGFTPEDMSRGGDAAVVMAAVVAAAAAAAAASAGNGAGAGAGAEVPGAGGVSAAGPPGAAGPGPGQLCCLREDGERCGRAAGNASFSKRIQKSISQKKVKIELDKSARHLYICDYHKNLIQSVRNRRKRKGSDDDGGDSPVQDIDTPEVDLYQLQVNTLRRYKRHFKLPTRPGLNKAQLVELQCTE; encoded by the exons ATGAACGGCTTCACGCCCGAAGACATGAGCCGCGGCGGGGACGCGGCCGTCGTCATGGCCGCCGTGgtcgccgctgctgccgccgccgccgccgcctcggctGGGAACGGGGCCGGAGCGGGCGCCGGGGCCGAGGTGCCGGGCGCCGGTGGGGTCTCGGCAGCGGGGCCCCCGGGAGCGGCCGGGCCGGGCCCGGGGCAGCTGTGCTGTCTGCGCGAGGACGGCGAGCGGTGCGGCCGGGCGGCGGGCAACGCCAGCTTCAGCAAGAGGATCCAGAAGAGCATCTCCCAGAAGAAGGTGAAGATCGAGCTGGATAAGAGC GCAAGGCATCTTTACATTTGTGATTATCATAAAAACTTAATTCAGAGCGTTcgaaacagaagaaagagaaaagggagtgATGATGATGGAGGAGATTCACCTGTTCAAGATATTGATACTCCAGAG GTTGATTTATACCAATTACAGGTGAATACACTTAGGAGATACAAAAGACACTTCAAACTCCCAACCAGACCAGGACTTAATAAAGCACAGCTTGTGGAG ttgcagtgcacagaatga
- the SAP30 gene encoding histone deacetylase complex subunit SAP30 isoform X1 — protein sequence MNGFTPEDMSRGGDAAVVMAAVVAAAAAAAAASAGNGAGAGAGAEVPGAGGVSAAGPPGAAGPGPGQLCCLREDGERCGRAAGNASFSKRIQKSISQKKVKIELDKSARHLYICDYHKNLIQSVRNRRKRKGSDDDGGDSPVQDIDTPEVDLYQLQVNTLRRYKRHFKLPTRPGLNKAQLVEIVGCHFRSIPVNEKDTLTYFIYSVKNDKNKSDLKVDSGVH from the exons ATGAACGGCTTCACGCCCGAAGACATGAGCCGCGGCGGGGACGCGGCCGTCGTCATGGCCGCCGTGgtcgccgctgctgccgccgccgccgccgcctcggctGGGAACGGGGCCGGAGCGGGCGCCGGGGCCGAGGTGCCGGGCGCCGGTGGGGTCTCGGCAGCGGGGCCCCCGGGAGCGGCCGGGCCGGGCCCGGGGCAGCTGTGCTGTCTGCGCGAGGACGGCGAGCGGTGCGGCCGGGCGGCGGGCAACGCCAGCTTCAGCAAGAGGATCCAGAAGAGCATCTCCCAGAAGAAGGTGAAGATCGAGCTGGATAAGAGC GCAAGGCATCTTTACATTTGTGATTATCATAAAAACTTAATTCAGAGCGTTcgaaacagaagaaagagaaaagggagtgATGATGATGGAGGAGATTCACCTGTTCAAGATATTGATACTCCAGAG GTTGATTTATACCAATTACAGGTGAATACACTTAGGAGATACAAAAGACACTTCAAACTCCCAACCAGACCAGGACTTAATAAAGCACAGCTTGTGGAG atagTTGGTTGCCACTTTAGGTCAATTCCAGTGAATGAAAAAGACACCTTAACATATTTCATCTACTCAGTGAAGAATGACAAGAACAAGTCAGATCTCAAGGTTGATAGTGGTGTTCACTAG